TTAGCTGTTGCAAAAGAAGCATTACGCCTTGCAGCCCAGAAATTGCCAATTTTAACTAAATTTGTTGTAAGAAGAGACTTCGTTGAAGAAACAATATAATTAAAAAATGAAACAAGAAGTAGTTAAAGAACTTTCAACGTCCGACCTTAAAGAAAGACTTGAAGAAGAAAAAAAACAGCTTACAAAGCTGAAATTTAATCATGCTGTATCTCCACTGGAAAATCCAATGAAGATAAAAGCATATAAAAAGACAGTTGCCCGGCTTCAAACAGAACTTCGTGCCAGGGAATTGAAAGAAACAGAAAGTGCTAAAAAGTAATTTTTCATAACAATGGAAATAAGAAATCTCAGAAAAGAAAAAGTCGGCTTAGTTGTAAGC
This window of the Bacteroidales bacterium genome carries:
- the rpmC gene encoding 50S ribosomal protein L29, translating into MKQEVVKELSTSDLKERLEEEKKQLTKLKFNHAVSPLENPMKIKAYKKTVARLQTELRARELKETESAKK